A single genomic interval of Methylocystis sp. IM3 harbors:
- a CDS encoding alpha-2-macroglobulin family protein, protein MKKTLLLCLFAALSFAPPSRAEAPPVFDRVQRADGARIAPDRFLRAYDPITIFFPGDVGPKAGGPEDAPAKYATITPQPAGDWRWIGPRALQFRPAEPWKPLERVSVKSATDERRLVTLLPTPSSTNPAADADPAQDLTQIALTFAQPVDAAALARLVTVELRPAPGVSSQGGQILSPSAYDIRPLERGARGDEQTYVLRLRDSIADGRVVILRLKLSDEPGLDDETYELRIRTALPFAVTEASCGRGWDDTHQGGVLRCAANGFSPAPESGAEEGGDAASTYAATNKRRLSLAFNARPETLDILRAREALRITPPVDDMAVENDGDRLRIAGKFLSDTVYEVRIAPGSIKDDRGRPLAETFSQRFAFTRDIPALQWDAGYGLVERYGAQLLPLRGRGYDRADIRIHAIDPLARDFWPFPQQGVETSDGEAPPLPGNEPARWSESGNIEAEAIKARIKLLGSPAVSRLVDLPIKRNGADAKFGVDLKEDFARVSGRDQPGTYLVGLRPVDQEKRKWLRVQVTDLSLSAIEEPTRVRFALTSLATAQPVGGAQIRVEGVKDDKFVTLATGTTDESGFFSWSPIKRGDGELRRVVVSKGLDTLVIDPDSAPSEYARELWSKPEAPWLSWVSESDTPREEKARTLCHVFSERPIYRPEEPAHIKGFVRSYRGGALSLTKTGGALVVTGPNNQEWRIPVKLDAAGGFYHKFDAQTPATGDYSVKFEPDAPKAKKAEKTDGAEPSEGEGAEAAQDTSCGQFTFKKEAYRLPTFEVVLNAPQTVALDGTFDVDLLARYFAGGLAADRPVKWRAAQFPHVFTPPNREGFLFSTDARFSGDGKFKSTAVLERDQRTDAGGAARMTFDATVEPTAQPRRYSIEATVTGDDGIEVRNVQNVIALPPFVLGVKTPRYVERPGAVTPEIIAVDGKGETIAGLDMTLRLIKRNWISTLQASDFAQGAAKYVTQTQDETIFEQKITSAREAQKIALEAKSAGVYLVQLEAYDRLKRRQQVSVDFFVGGDTPVTFARPPAASATITTDKEKYAPGETATLVIQSPFQKARALAIVEQPNGVYDYSFVDIANGFGRFPLTVKKEQLPKLAVHFLIMRGRLENSAPQPSANFDQGKPVTIAATKWIEVTPVKNIVNVKLEHPAKARPGQEVEVTLRLADDMGKPLAGDATFWLVDQAVLSLAKERPLDPLPDFIVARETKMAARDTRNMAFGVIPLEEIAGGDGELQEWGAENNISVRKNFTPVPIYLPSVKVGADGVAKIKFTLPDTLTVFKLRAKAVSGPDRFGAAGGEMLIRQELVAQPALPRFIRPGDAFDIGLVARIVEGPGGAGKASIAAPALKLAGEAARKIDWAQNRPVRVDLRAEAPTALEESAKLGFRIERDADHARDAVEIDLPVKPDRAPVTRYEIVEIAPGETKTLAAVGAPMRAKTFSRDVVVAADPAIVKLVAGLTMLVDYPYGCTEQRLALSRAALALKGFSPILSAAGLQDRVSSSVRSTAQQIEQSIDGDGLVAFWPRARGNVLLTAWAYAFLAQAERAGEPIDATLRDRLANILRLSLRSDYPRLLGGEEMRERAAALAALAEGGKLDESYVAEFSRRADFLPNESVAELAAAAARLPDIDQRILASLMETMWGRVKFANRNGKQVYAGQAGESASELILPSETRNLAEMLRAAARAAPADPRAPVLRDALLRLGDGDGWGTTNANASAIEALAEGWRRPLTPIGVAFVQGGAPITATIDANNPVARHVVETDAPLTLSNTSNTPLVALVETRYMPAEPGASAEAISAGFVVTRQSWRVKSGATPEKLDAASGAIHVTQGDVIEETAEVVNPEDRTYVAISVPLAAGYEPLNPNIATAPAEAQPSSAPTLAPTWVSYGDDRVLFAYDSLPKGNYRFAFRLKAQTAGAYTQPPATVETMYKKGLLGASAGARVEIAKAP, encoded by the coding sequence ATGAAAAAGACTCTGCTGCTGTGCCTCTTCGCGGCCCTTTCATTCGCCCCGCCCTCGCGCGCCGAAGCGCCGCCGGTCTTTGATCGCGTCCAGCGCGCCGATGGCGCGCGCATCGCGCCGGATCGCTTCCTGCGGGCCTATGATCCGATCACTATTTTCTTTCCCGGCGACGTCGGACCGAAAGCGGGCGGCCCCGAAGACGCGCCGGCGAAATATGCGACGATCACGCCGCAGCCGGCAGGCGACTGGCGCTGGATCGGCCCGCGCGCCTTGCAATTCCGCCCGGCCGAACCGTGGAAGCCCCTCGAGCGCGTGAGCGTCAAAAGCGCAACGGACGAGCGTCGGCTCGTGACGCTGCTGCCGACGCCCTCCTCCACCAATCCGGCGGCCGACGCCGACCCGGCGCAAGACCTCACGCAGATCGCGCTGACTTTCGCGCAACCTGTCGACGCGGCGGCGCTTGCACGTCTCGTCACGGTCGAACTGCGCCCGGCGCCCGGCGTCTCGTCGCAGGGCGGACAGATTCTCAGCCCTTCGGCTTACGACATTCGCCCGCTCGAACGCGGCGCGCGGGGCGACGAACAAACTTACGTTCTGCGCCTGCGCGACAGCATCGCCGACGGGCGCGTCGTCATTTTACGCCTGAAGCTTTCCGACGAACCGGGCCTCGACGACGAGACCTATGAATTGCGCATCCGCACCGCCCTGCCCTTCGCCGTGACGGAGGCGAGTTGCGGACGCGGTTGGGACGATACGCATCAGGGCGGCGTGCTGCGCTGCGCGGCCAATGGGTTCTCCCCGGCGCCCGAGAGCGGCGCGGAAGAAGGCGGCGACGCGGCGTCGACCTATGCCGCGACGAATAAGCGCCGCCTCTCCCTCGCCTTCAACGCGCGACCCGAGACGCTCGACATTCTGCGGGCGCGCGAAGCCTTGCGCATCACGCCGCCCGTCGACGACATGGCTGTCGAAAATGACGGCGATCGTCTCAGGATCGCCGGCAAATTCCTCTCCGACACGGTCTATGAAGTCCGTATCGCGCCCGGTTCGATCAAGGACGATCGCGGCCGTCCGCTCGCCGAGACATTCTCGCAGCGTTTCGCCTTCACGCGCGACATTCCCGCCTTGCAATGGGACGCGGGCTACGGCCTCGTCGAGCGTTACGGCGCGCAGCTTCTCCCGCTGCGCGGACGCGGCTACGACCGCGCCGACATTCGCATCCACGCCATCGACCCGCTCGCGCGCGATTTCTGGCCCTTCCCGCAGCAGGGCGTCGAAACCAGCGACGGCGAGGCGCCGCCCTTGCCGGGCAATGAACCCGCCCGCTGGAGCGAGAGCGGCAATATCGAGGCCGAAGCGATCAAGGCGCGCATCAAATTGCTGGGGTCGCCGGCCGTCTCGCGCCTCGTCGATCTGCCGATCAAACGCAATGGCGCCGACGCGAAATTCGGCGTGGATCTGAAAGAGGACTTCGCGCGCGTGAGTGGGCGCGACCAGCCGGGAACCTATCTCGTCGGCCTGCGCCCGGTCGATCAGGAGAAGCGCAAATGGCTGCGCGTGCAGGTTACGGATCTCTCTCTTTCCGCCATCGAAGAGCCGACGCGCGTGCGCTTCGCCTTGACCTCGCTTGCGACGGCGCAGCCTGTTGGCGGCGCGCAGATCCGCGTCGAGGGCGTGAAGGACGACAAATTCGTCACGCTCGCGACCGGAACGACGGATGAAAGCGGCTTCTTTTCGTGGTCGCCAATCAAGCGCGGCGACGGCGAATTGCGCCGCGTCGTCGTCAGCAAGGGCCTCGATACGCTCGTCATCGACCCGGACAGCGCGCCGTCCGAATATGCGCGGGAGCTCTGGTCGAAGCCGGAGGCCCCGTGGCTCTCCTGGGTTTCCGAGAGCGATACGCCGCGCGAAGAAAAGGCGCGCACGCTTTGCCACGTCTTCTCCGAGCGGCCGATCTACCGGCCTGAGGAGCCAGCCCATATCAAGGGCTTTGTGAGAAGCTACAGGGGCGGCGCGCTCAGTCTCACGAAAACCGGCGGCGCGCTCGTCGTCACAGGGCCGAACAATCAGGAATGGCGCATCCCCGTGAAGCTCGACGCGGCGGGCGGCTTCTATCACAAATTCGACGCACAGACGCCCGCGACCGGCGACTACTCGGTGAAATTCGAGCCCGACGCGCCGAAGGCGAAGAAAGCCGAAAAGACCGACGGCGCCGAACCGTCCGAGGGCGAAGGCGCTGAAGCCGCGCAGGATACGTCCTGCGGGCAATTCACCTTCAAGAAGGAAGCCTATCGCCTGCCGACCTTCGAGGTCGTGCTCAATGCGCCGCAGACGGTCGCGCTCGACGGGACCTTCGACGTCGATCTGCTCGCCCGCTACTTTGCAGGCGGGCTCGCGGCGGATCGTCCGGTGAAATGGCGCGCGGCGCAGTTTCCCCATGTCTTCACGCCGCCGAACCGCGAGGGCTTCCTCTTCTCGACCGACGCGCGCTTCTCCGGCGACGGCAAGTTCAAATCGACGGCCGTTCTCGAGCGCGACCAGCGCACCGACGCCGGCGGCGCCGCGCGCATGACCTTCGACGCCACGGTGGAGCCGACCGCCCAGCCGCGCCGCTATTCCATCGAGGCGACCGTGACCGGCGACGACGGGATCGAAGTGCGCAATGTGCAGAATGTCATCGCTCTGCCCCCCTTCGTGCTCGGCGTGAAGACGCCGCGCTATGTCGAGCGGCCCGGCGCCGTCACGCCCGAAATCATCGCCGTGGACGGCAAGGGCGAGACCATCGCCGGCCTCGACATGACGCTGCGCCTCATCAAGCGGAACTGGATTTCTACGCTTCAGGCGAGCGACTTCGCGCAGGGCGCCGCGAAATATGTCACGCAGACGCAGGACGAGACCATCTTCGAGCAGAAGATCACGAGCGCCAGAGAGGCGCAGAAGATCGCCCTCGAAGCCAAAAGCGCCGGCGTCTATCTCGTGCAGCTCGAAGCCTATGACCGTCTCAAGCGCCGCCAGCAGGTGAGCGTCGACTTTTTCGTCGGCGGCGATACGCCCGTCACTTTCGCCCGCCCGCCCGCGGCTTCCGCGACCATCACGACGGACAAGGAGAAATATGCGCCGGGCGAGACGGCGACGCTCGTCATTCAGTCGCCCTTCCAGAAGGCCCGCGCCCTTGCGATCGTCGAGCAGCCGAACGGCGTCTATGACTACAGCTTCGTCGACATCGCCAACGGTTTCGGCCGCTTTCCGCTGACCGTTAAGAAGGAGCAGCTTCCGAAGCTCGCCGTTCACTTCCTCATCATGCGCGGGCGGTTGGAAAACAGCGCCCCGCAGCCTTCGGCCAATTTCGATCAGGGCAAGCCCGTCACCATCGCCGCGACGAAATGGATCGAGGTGACGCCCGTCAAGAACATCGTCAACGTGAAACTGGAGCATCCCGCCAAGGCGCGCCCCGGCCAGGAGGTGGAAGTCACGCTGCGTCTCGCGGACGACATGGGCAAGCCGCTTGCGGGGGACGCGACATTCTGGCTCGTCGATCAGGCGGTGCTGTCGCTCGCGAAAGAGCGTCCGCTCGATCCGCTGCCCGATTTCATCGTGGCGCGCGAGACGAAAATGGCGGCGCGCGACACGCGCAACATGGCCTTCGGCGTCATCCCGCTCGAAGAGATCGCCGGCGGCGACGGCGAGCTTCAGGAATGGGGCGCGGAAAACAACATCTCCGTGCGCAAGAATTTCACGCCCGTGCCGATCTATCTGCCGAGCGTGAAAGTCGGCGCCGATGGCGTCGCCAAGATCAAATTCACGTTGCCCGACACGCTCACGGTCTTCAAGCTGCGCGCCAAGGCGGTGAGCGGGCCGGATCGCTTCGGCGCCGCGGGCGGGGAAATGCTCATCCGTCAGGAACTGGTGGCGCAGCCCGCCTTGCCGCGCTTCATCCGCCCCGGCGATGCCTTCGACATCGGCCTCGTCGCGCGCATCGTCGAGGGGCCGGGCGGCGCCGGCAAGGCGTCGATTGCGGCGCCTGCACTGAAACTCGCGGGCGAGGCCGCCCGCAAAATCGACTGGGCGCAGAACCGCCCCGTGCGCGTCGATCTGCGCGCCGAGGCGCCGACCGCGCTGGAGGAGAGTGCGAAACTCGGTTTCCGCATCGAGCGCGACGCCGATCACGCCCGCGACGCGGTGGAGATCGATCTTCCCGTCAAGCCCGACCGCGCGCCTGTGACGCGTTACGAGATCGTCGAGATCGCCCCCGGCGAGACGAAGACGCTTGCCGCCGTCGGCGCGCCGATGCGCGCGAAGACCTTCTCGCGCGATGTCGTCGTGGCGGCCGATCCCGCGATCGTGAAGCTCGTCGCGGGGCTCACCATGCTCGTCGATTACCCCTATGGCTGCACGGAGCAGCGGCTCGCGCTCTCGCGCGCCGCCCTTGCGCTGAAAGGCTTCTCGCCCATCCTCTCCGCCGCCGGGCTTCAGGATCGCGTTTCGTCGAGCGTGCGCAGCACCGCGCAGCAGATCGAGCAATCGATTGACGGCGACGGCCTCGTCGCCTTCTGGCCGCGCGCGCGGGGCAATGTCCTGCTCACCGCCTGGGCCTACGCCTTTCTCGCGCAGGCCGAGCGCGCCGGCGAACCGATCGACGCGACATTGCGCGACCGCCTCGCCAATATCCTGCGCCTGTCGCTGCGCTCGGATTACCCGCGCCTCCTCGGCGGCGAAGAGATGCGCGAGCGCGCGGCGGCGCTCGCCGCGCTCGCGGAAGGCGGCAAGCTCGACGAGTCCTACGTCGCCGAATTCTCGCGGCGCGCGGACTTTCTCCCCAATGAGAGCGTCGCCGAACTGGCGGCGGCGGCGGCGCGGCTGCCGGACATCGACCAGCGCATTCTCGCTTCGCTCATGGAGACGATGTGGGGCCGCGTGAAATTCGCGAACCGCAACGGCAAGCAGGTCTATGCGGGACAGGCGGGCGAAAGCGCCTCCGAGCTGATCCTGCCCTCTGAGACGCGCAACCTCGCCGAAATGCTGCGCGCGGCCGCGCGCGCCGCGCCCGCCGACCCGCGCGCGCCCGTGTTGCGTGACGCGCTGCTGCGGCTCGGCGACGGCGACGGCTGGGGCACGACGAACGCCAACGCCAGCGCGATCGAGGCGCTGGCCGAAGGATGGCGGCGCCCCCTGACGCCGATCGGCGTCGCCTTCGTGCAAGGCGGCGCGCCGATAACGGCGACGATCGACGCCAATAATCCGGTGGCGCGTCACGTCGTCGAGACCGACGCGCCGCTGACGCTCTCCAACACGTCCAACACGCCGCTCGTGGCGCTCGTCGAGACGCGCTACATGCCGGCGGAGCCCGGCGCGAGCGCCGAAGCCATAAGCGCCGGCTTCGTCGTCACGCGGCAGAGCTGGCGCGTGAAAAGCGGCGCGACGCCGGAGAAGCTCGACGCCGCCAGCGGCGCGATACACGTCACGCAGGGCGACGTGATCGAGGAGACGGCGGAAGTCGTGAATCCGGAAGATCGAACCTATGTGGCGATCAGCGTGCCGCTCGCGGCGGGATACGAGCCCTTGAATCCCAATATCGCCACGGCGCCCGCCGAAGCGCAGCCGTCGAGCGCGCCGACGCTGGCGCCCACATGGGTCTCCTATGGCGACGACCGCGTGCTCTTCGCCTACGACTCGCTGCCCAAGGGCAATTACCGCTTCGCCTTCCGCCTCAAGGCGCAAACGGCGGGCGCCTATACGCAACCGCCGGCGACAGTCGAGACGATGTACAAGAAGGGCCTTCTCGGCGCGAGCGCGGGCGCCCGCGTCGAGATCGCCAAGGCCCCATGA
- a CDS encoding transglycosylase domain-containing protein — translation MRRRALFACAALATLCGAALLAKDAAGRASLDAPPATPIVHDRNGVFLTQIGHVTRDANGAKRIDYGYWPLEQIPQRMARATLILEDRRFHAHPGVDPRAVLRALWNNLARRKRMEGASTIAMQVAHMQAPRPRTLFNKLREAATGLALVARNGRDATLAHYLRLAPYGLGSHGVAHAARFYFDKPVDDLSWAQAALLAAIPQSPGRMNITRESGLRLAVARAGHAIDLLEKDGALDATQAALARRELSAMLPYEPRRRPESLHLALRYERLAREGRVRPASPYDPRIRATIDLAVESETTQLARRYLSIFRNAGARQVAVMVADRGSNAVVADVGSADYLDPRAGAFDFTRVMRSPGSTLKPFVYALALERGALAPTDLLQDIPEGASGVANADGLYLGPMTPRQALANSRNVPATNLLRRTGLLANFDFLHELGLHNLDAPAESFGVSMAIGALPTRLEDLMRAYAALADDGVMRELSFAADERKPAPRRVMSIDTARLVTSFLSDPQARLPSFPRYGPLEYPFAVAVKTGSSQSYRDAWTLAFSHKYIVGVWIGRADANGMHGLTGAGSAARLAHAVMTRLHGAKPGEIAPEGFPPPPGRIAVDLCRADAGAACPLALREWVKPDEIAAAPSAPAPTPFEQQPTAEAEALVIATPEHNMHVWRNPEQPAALNRLALKLANGAPASQIVWIVDGAPIALAQADETVFWPMTPGAHRIQARLALAPVASRPIRVTIE, via the coding sequence ATGAGACGCCGCGCCCTTTTCGCCTGCGCCGCCCTTGCGACGCTTTGCGGCGCAGCTCTTCTGGCGAAAGACGCGGCGGGGCGCGCCTCGCTCGACGCGCCGCCAGCAACGCCGATCGTCCATGACCGCAACGGCGTCTTTCTGACGCAGATCGGTCATGTGACGCGCGACGCGAACGGGGCGAAGCGGATCGACTATGGCTATTGGCCGCTCGAACAGATTCCGCAGCGCATGGCGCGCGCGACGCTCATTCTCGAAGACCGGCGCTTTCATGCGCATCCGGGCGTCGATCCGCGCGCGGTGCTGCGGGCGCTGTGGAACAATCTCGCGCGTCGCAAACGCATGGAAGGCGCCTCCACCATCGCGATGCAGGTCGCCCACATGCAGGCCCCTCGGCCGCGCACGCTGTTCAACAAACTGCGGGAAGCGGCGACCGGCCTCGCCCTGGTCGCCCGGAACGGACGCGACGCCACGCTTGCCCATTATCTGCGCCTCGCGCCCTATGGTCTCGGCAGCCATGGCGTCGCCCATGCGGCTCGCTTCTATTTCGACAAGCCGGTCGACGATCTCTCCTGGGCGCAGGCGGCGCTGCTCGCGGCCATTCCGCAATCTCCGGGGCGCATGAACATCACGCGCGAAAGCGGTCTGCGGCTCGCCGTGGCGCGCGCGGGTCACGCGATCGACCTCCTCGAAAAGGATGGGGCTCTCGACGCCACGCAAGCCGCGCTGGCGCGCCGCGAGCTTTCAGCCATGCTGCCCTATGAGCCGAGGCGGCGTCCCGAGTCGCTGCATCTCGCGTTGCGTTACGAACGTCTGGCGCGCGAGGGCCGCGTGCGGCCGGCGTCTCCCTACGATCCCCGCATTCGCGCGACGATCGACCTCGCGGTCGAAAGCGAAACCACGCAACTCGCGCGGCGCTATCTCTCGATCTTTCGCAACGCGGGCGCGCGGCAGGTTGCGGTGATGGTCGCCGATCGCGGCTCCAACGCCGTCGTCGCGGACGTCGGCTCCGCCGATTATCTCGACCCCCGCGCCGGCGCCTTCGACTTCACGCGCGTGATGCGCTCGCCGGGCTCGACGCTCAAGCCGTTCGTTTATGCGCTCGCCTTGGAGCGCGGCGCGCTCGCTCCTACCGATCTTCTTCAGGATATTCCGGAGGGCGCGTCCGGCGTCGCCAATGCGGACGGGCTCTATCTCGGCCCGATGACGCCGCGCCAGGCGCTCGCCAATTCGCGCAATGTGCCGGCGACGAATCTCCTGCGCCGGACGGGGCTCCTCGCCAACTTCGATTTTCTGCACGAACTCGGCCTGCACAATCTCGATGCGCCGGCCGAGAGCTTCGGCGTCTCCATGGCGATCGGCGCCCTGCCGACGCGGCTCGAAGATCTGATGCGCGCCTATGCGGCGCTCGCGGACGATGGCGTGATGCGCGAACTTTCCTTCGCCGCCGATGAGCGGAAGCCGGCGCCGCGTCGCGTGATGTCGATCGACACGGCGCGGCTCGTCACGTCCTTTCTCTCCGACCCACAGGCGCGTCTGCCTTCGTTCCCGCGTTACGGGCCGTTGGAATATCCCTTCGCCGTCGCGGTGAAGACCGGCAGCTCGCAGAGCTACCGCGACGCCTGGACGCTGGCTTTCTCGCACAAATACATCGTCGGCGTCTGGATCGGACGCGCCGACGCCAATGGCATGCACGGTCTCACGGGCGCCGGTTCCGCCGCACGCCTCGCCCATGCGGTGATGACGCGCCTGCATGGCGCAAAGCCCGGCGAAATCGCGCCCGAAGGCTTCCCACCGCCGCCGGGGCGCATCGCCGTCGATCTCTGCCGCGCCGACGCCGGAGCGGCGTGCCCGCTGGCCTTGCGCGAATGGGTGAAGCCCGACGAGATCGCCGCCGCTCCCTCCGCGCCGGCGCCGACGCCTTTCGAGCAGCAGCCGACCGCGGAGGCGGAGGCGCTCGTCATCGCCACGCCCGAACACAATATGCATGTGTGGCGCAATCCGGAGCAGCCGGCGGCGCTCAACAGGCTGGCGCTGAAACTCGCCAATGGCGCGCCCGCCTCCCAAATCGTCTGGATCGTCGACGGCGCGCCCATCGCGCTCGCGCAGGCGGATGAAACGGTCTTCTGGCCCATGACGCCGGGCGCGCATCGCATTCAAGCAAGACTGGCGCTGGCGCCTGTCGCTTCGAGGCCGATACGCGTGACGATAGAATAA
- the dapE gene encoding succinyl-diaminopimelate desuccinylase produces the protein MSVSRAVSLTRDLIRRPSVTPQDAGALDVVEQALKSVGFETHRLLFTEPGTPDVDNLFATIGSGAPHLVFAGHTDVVPTGDLSRWSHDPFAADIVDDKIIGRGASDMKGAIGAFLAATLDFIQRHGPPKGALSFLITGDEEGPSINGTVKMLDWARARGEKFDHAIVGEPTNVSALGDTIKIGRRGSLNGKIRVTGKQGHVAYPHRADNPVPAIARIVAALSTHEFDRGTAHFDRTNLEVSSIDVGNPAVNVIPAEARAQFNVRFNDAWTLETLRERIDGIVKQAAGAASVEIEFLPSNAVSFITQPGEFTGLVSRAVRDVTGLEPELSTSGGTSDARFITRECPVVEFGLTNETIHAIDENARVSDIDALAAVYLKILESYFAPRLG, from the coding sequence ATGTCCGTGTCTCGCGCCGTTTCGCTTACTCGCGATCTCATCCGCCGTCCCTCGGTCACGCCTCAGGACGCGGGCGCGCTCGATGTGGTGGAGCAGGCGTTGAAAAGCGTCGGCTTCGAGACGCACCGGCTGTTGTTTACCGAGCCCGGCACGCCGGATGTGGATAATCTCTTCGCCACGATCGGCTCAGGGGCGCCGCATCTGGTTTTCGCGGGCCATACCGACGTCGTGCCGACGGGCGACCTCTCGCGCTGGAGCCACGATCCTTTCGCCGCCGACATTGTCGACGACAAGATCATCGGCCGCGGCGCAAGCGACATGAAAGGGGCGATCGGCGCCTTCCTGGCCGCGACGCTCGATTTCATCCAACGTCACGGGCCGCCGAAGGGCGCGCTGTCCTTCCTCATCACCGGCGACGAGGAAGGCCCGTCCATCAACGGCACCGTGAAGATGCTCGACTGGGCGCGGGCGCGCGGCGAAAAATTCGATCACGCCATCGTCGGCGAGCCGACGAATGTCTCGGCGCTGGGCGACACGATCAAGATCGGCCGCCGAGGCTCTCTCAACGGCAAGATCCGCGTCACCGGCAAACAAGGCCATGTCGCCTATCCGCATCGCGCCGACAATCCCGTGCCGGCGATCGCGCGGATCGTCGCGGCGTTGTCGACGCATGAGTTTGATCGCGGAACGGCGCATTTCGATCGGACCAATCTGGAAGTGTCCTCGATCGACGTCGGCAATCCGGCCGTGAATGTCATTCCGGCCGAGGCGCGCGCGCAGTTCAATGTGCGTTTCAACGACGCCTGGACGCTCGAGACCCTGCGGGAACGCATCGACGGCATCGTGAAACAGGCGGCGGGCGCCGCGAGCGTCGAGATCGAGTTTCTGCCGAGCAACGCCGTCTCCTTCATCACCCAACCGGGCGAATTCACCGGACTCGTCTCCCGTGCGGTTCGGGACGTGACCGGGCTGGAGCCGGAACTGTCGACGAGCGGCGGCACGTCCGACGCCCGATTCATCACGCGCGAATGTCCGGTGGTGGAGTTTGGCCTTACGAATGAGACCATCCACGCCATCGACGAAAACGCCCGCGTTTCGGATATCGACGCGCTGGCGGCGGTCTATCTGAAGATACTCGAATCTTATTTCGCGCCGCGGCTCGGCTGA
- the dapD gene encoding 2,3,4,5-tetrahydropyridine-2,6-dicarboxylate N-succinyltransferase, with amino-acid sequence MPHTGLETLITAAFEDRANINAETQGDIRRAVDSALRLLDSGKLRVAEKIEGAEGPESWKVNQWLKKAVLLSFRLNDMSVIPGGPGGATWWDKVPSKFIGWGASEHAAAGFRSVPGAIVRHSAFVAPGAILMPSFVNLGAYVDVGTMVDTWVTVGSCAQIGKNVHLSGGVGIGGVLEPLQANPTIIEDDCFIGARSEVVEGVVIGKGSVLSMGVFIGASTKIVDRATGKIHVGYVPPYSVVVSGSLPGKPLPDGAPGPSLYCAVIVKTVDAQTRSKTGINELLRD; translated from the coding sequence ATGCCGCACACGGGACTCGAGACCCTCATCACCGCCGCCTTCGAAGACCGGGCGAACATCAATGCCGAGACCCAGGGCGACATCCGCCGCGCCGTCGACAGCGCGCTGCGGCTGCTCGACTCGGGCAAGCTCAGGGTCGCCGAGAAGATCGAGGGCGCGGAGGGGCCGGAGTCCTGGAAGGTGAACCAGTGGCTGAAAAAGGCCGTGTTGCTGTCCTTCCGCCTGAATGACATGTCCGTCATTCCCGGCGGGCCGGGCGGCGCCACCTGGTGGGACAAGGTACCCTCGAAATTCATCGGATGGGGCGCTTCCGAACATGCCGCGGCGGGCTTCCGCTCGGTGCCGGGGGCCATCGTGCGCCACTCGGCCTTTGTGGCGCCGGGTGCGATTCTCATGCCCTCCTTCGTCAATCTCGGCGCCTATGTCGACGTCGGAACCATGGTCGACACCTGGGTGACGGTCGGCTCCTGCGCCCAGATCGGCAAGAATGTGCATCTCTCGGGCGGCGTCGGCATCGGCGGCGTGCTGGAGCCGTTGCAGGCCAATCCCACCATCATCGAGGACGACTGCTTCATCGGGGCCCGCTCGGAAGTCGTCGAGGGCGTCGTCATCGGCAAGGGTTCGGTCCTCTCCATGGGCGTCTTCATCGGCGCCTCGACCAAGATCGTCGACCGCGCCACCGGCAAGATCCATGTCGGCTATGTGCCGCCCTATTCCGTCGTGGTTTCGGGGAGCCTTCCCGGCAAGCCGCTCCCAGACGGGGCGCCGGGGCCGTCGCTCTATTGCGCGGTCATCGTGAAGACCGTCGACGCGCAGACGCGCTCCAAGACGGGCATCAACGAGCTGCTGAGGGACTGA
- a CDS encoding pyrimidine 5'-nucleotidase: MKLPIDRPHGEGGDGSLKDRFSHIDTWVFDLDNTLYPQTADLWPKIDARITLFMMRLFGLDAISLRALQKHYYQRYGTTLRGLMIEHAVDAEVFLRFVHDIDRSSLAHNHSLAEAIAALPGRKLILTNGSRHHAIETAKQLGIDHLFEDVFDIIAADFIAKPEEGAYERFFSRLKVDPKRAVLFEDIPRNLVVPHARGMTTVLVLPEAGGTVEREAWEIATGDEPHIDFVTDDLVGFLEELTK; the protein is encoded by the coding sequence ATCAAACTCCCAATCGACAGACCTCACGGCGAAGGTGGGGACGGCTCCCTCAAGGATCGCTTCTCCCACATCGACACATGGGTGTTCGATCTCGACAATACGCTTTATCCGCAAACGGCCGACCTCTGGCCCAAGATCGACGCGCGCATCACCCTCTTCATGATGCGGCTTTTCGGGCTCGACGCCATTTCGCTGCGCGCGCTGCAAAAGCACTATTACCAACGCTACGGCACGACTCTGCGGGGGCTCATGATCGAGCACGCGGTCGACGCGGAGGTTTTTCTGCGGTTCGTGCATGACATCGACCGCTCCTCGCTGGCGCACAACCACTCGCTCGCCGAGGCGATCGCCGCGCTGCCGGGCCGCAAGCTCATTCTCACCAATGGCTCGCGCCACCATGCGATCGAAACGGCGAAGCAACTGGGGATCGACCATCTCTTCGAAGACGTCTTCGACATCATAGCCGCCGACTTCATCGCCAAGCCCGAGGAAGGCGCCTATGAGAGATTCTTTTCCCGGCTGAAGGTCGACCCGAAACGCGCCGTCCTTTTCGAGGATATTCCCCGAAATCTCGTCGTTCCCCATGCGCGCGGGATGACGACCGTGCTGGTCCTGCCGGAGGCTGGGGGGACGGTCGAACGGGAAGCCTGGGAAATCGCGACCGGCGACGAGCCGCATATTGATTTTGTAACGGATGATCTGGTGGGGTTCCTGGAGGAGCTGACGAAGTGA